One window of the Mycobacteriales bacterium genome contains the following:
- the hemC gene encoding hydroxymethylbilane synthase translates to MTATTTGTLRLGTRRSALALAQSGLVAQSLRDAGHQVELVELSTTGDRSGAPVADLGTGVWVNELRRALVAGEVDLAVHSLKDLPTYPADDVVLAAVPRRGDPRDALVARDGLTLGELPAGSRVGTGAPRRTAQLRALGYGLSVVPIRGNVDTRVAKVASGELDAVVVAAAGLDRLGRREEATEVVDPGQLLPAPGQGALAVECRAEDDELTRQLRSALDDATSRAAVTAERTLLARLEAGCSAPVGALADVAVGDEGEEEIYLRAVVADTNGTRTIRLSITGELGQPEDVGNRLAAALLDAGAADLIGESRK, encoded by the coding sequence GTGACGGCCACCACGACCGGCACGCTGCGGCTCGGCACCCGTCGCTCGGCGCTCGCGCTCGCCCAGTCGGGGCTTGTCGCACAGTCGCTGCGCGATGCGGGCCACCAGGTCGAGCTGGTCGAGCTGAGTACGACCGGCGACCGCTCGGGGGCGCCCGTCGCCGATCTCGGCACCGGGGTCTGGGTCAACGAGCTGCGCCGGGCGCTGGTTGCCGGCGAGGTGGACCTGGCCGTGCACTCGCTGAAAGACCTGCCGACGTACCCGGCGGATGACGTGGTCCTCGCCGCGGTGCCGCGACGCGGCGACCCGCGGGACGCGCTCGTCGCGCGGGACGGCCTGACACTCGGCGAGCTGCCGGCCGGCTCGAGAGTCGGGACCGGCGCGCCACGGCGCACCGCGCAGCTGCGCGCGCTCGGCTACGGCCTTTCGGTGGTGCCGATCCGCGGCAACGTCGACACCCGGGTGGCCAAGGTCGCCTCCGGGGAGCTCGACGCCGTGGTCGTCGCCGCCGCCGGCCTCGATCGGCTCGGTCGGCGCGAGGAGGCCACCGAGGTCGTCGATCCGGGCCAGCTGCTGCCGGCTCCCGGTCAGGGGGCCCTCGCGGTCGAGTGCCGTGCGGAGGATGACGAGCTCACGAGGCAGCTGCGTTCTGCCCTCGACGACGCAACCAGCCGTGCGGCGGTCACTGCCGAGCGCACGCTGCTCGCCCGGCTCGAAGCCGGTTGCTCGGCGCCGGTGGGGGCACTTGCCGACGTAGCGGTCGGCGACGAAGGAGAAGAGGAGATCTACCTGCGAGCTGTCGTTGCTGACACGAACGGCACTCGCACCATCCGGTTGTCCATCACCGGCGAGCTCGGTCAACCCGAGGACGTCGGAAATCGCCTGGCGGCGGCCCTGCTCGATGCAGGTGCTGCCGATCTGATCGGGGAGTCCAGAAAGTGA
- a CDS encoding glutamyl-tRNA reductase gives MSLLAVGLSHRSTPVELLERVALGADQLTKLLAALVSADHISEALVLATCNRLEVHAEVAKFHGGVKEIGEQLSASTGVELDVLTDHLYVHYEDRAVQHIFEVAAGLDSMVVGEQQILGQLRSALNLAREESTVGRALGTVVDHAIRVGRRAHHETGIDRAGRSVVSTGIDYAVQAVGPLDGRRAAVVGAGSMSTIAATELARRGVADLTVVNRTFARAEQLAEQVGGTAVELSDLAAVVAACDVVVSCTGALGVVIDAQLLADRGDRPVFVVDLAMPRDVDPAARDLPGVTVVDLEVLGEALEGAQVAREVEAVRRIVHEEVGGYLARQRADRVAPTVVALRERAQQVVDSEMGRLLGRLPDADERTVRELRQTVERVVDKLLHAPTVRVKELAEEPGGDSYAEVLRELFALDPSATEAVARAAVVVEADEAVT, from the coding sequence GTGAGCCTGCTCGCGGTCGGTCTGTCTCATCGGTCCACACCGGTGGAGCTGCTGGAGCGCGTCGCGCTCGGCGCGGACCAGCTCACGAAGCTGCTCGCCGCGCTGGTCAGCGCCGACCACATCTCCGAGGCGCTGGTGCTTGCGACCTGCAACCGGCTCGAGGTCCACGCCGAGGTCGCGAAGTTCCACGGTGGGGTGAAGGAGATCGGTGAGCAGCTGTCCGCCTCGACCGGCGTGGAGCTCGACGTACTGACCGATCACCTCTACGTCCACTACGAGGACCGGGCGGTCCAGCACATCTTCGAGGTGGCGGCGGGGCTGGACTCCATGGTGGTCGGCGAACAGCAGATCCTCGGCCAGCTACGCAGCGCGCTGAACCTCGCGCGCGAGGAGTCGACAGTCGGTCGGGCCCTGGGCACCGTCGTCGACCACGCCATCCGAGTCGGCCGCCGTGCCCACCACGAGACCGGGATCGACCGCGCCGGTCGCTCGGTCGTCTCGACCGGGATCGACTACGCCGTGCAGGCCGTCGGCCCGCTGGATGGTCGCCGTGCCGCAGTCGTCGGTGCCGGCTCGATGAGCACCATCGCCGCGACGGAGCTGGCTCGGCGCGGTGTCGCGGACCTGACGGTGGTGAACCGCACCTTCGCCCGCGCCGAGCAACTCGCCGAGCAGGTCGGCGGCACCGCGGTCGAGCTCAGCGACCTCGCGGCTGTGGTCGCGGCCTGCGACGTGGTCGTCTCGTGCACCGGCGCGCTCGGTGTCGTCATCGACGCGCAGCTGCTGGCGGATCGCGGTGACCGACCGGTCTTCGTCGTCGACCTCGCGATGCCCCGCGACGTCGACCCGGCTGCACGCGACCTGCCCGGGGTGACGGTCGTCGACCTCGAGGTGCTCGGCGAAGCGCTCGAAGGCGCTCAGGTCGCACGTGAGGTCGAAGCGGTCCGGCGCATCGTCCACGAGGAGGTGGGGGGCTATCTCGCCCGGCAGCGCGCCGATCGGGTCGCTCCTACCGTGGTGGCGCTCCGGGAGCGTGCGCAGCAGGTCGTCGACAGCGAGATGGGTCGGCTGCTCGGGCGGCTGCCGGACGCCGACGAGCGCACGGTGCGTGAGCTGCGCCAGACCGTCGAACGGGTGGTCGACAAGCTGCTGCACGCACCGACCGTCCGGGTGAAGGAGCTTGCCGAGGAGCCCGGCGGCGACAGCTACGCCGAAGTGCTTCGCGAGCTGTTCGCGCTCGACCCGTCCGCGACGGAGGCCGTGGCTCGGGCCGCCGTCGTCGTCGAAGCCGACGAGGCGGTCACGTGA
- a CDS encoding redox-sensing transcriptional repressor Rex, producing MSVTSLPSRPGRRGTISEATVARLPVYLRVLTGFAESGVSTVSSETLAQAAGVGPAKLRKDLSHLGSYGTRGVGYDVEFLVYQISRALGLTQHYSVVIVGVGNLGHALAGYAGFGTRGFGVVALVDADRSRVGETIAGIEVRHVDELEAIVAEHEVSIGVIATPASAAQDVCDRLVACGVTSVLNFAPVVLNVPEQVDVRKVDLSIELQILAFHEQRKSLVEVPS from the coding sequence GTGTCGGTCACTTCCCTGCCATCGCGACCTGGCCGGCGCGGCACGATCTCGGAGGCAACGGTGGCGCGCCTTCCGGTCTACCTGCGCGTGCTCACCGGCTTCGCCGAAAGCGGTGTGTCGACCGTCTCCTCCGAAACGCTGGCACAGGCAGCCGGGGTGGGCCCGGCGAAGCTGCGCAAGGATTTGTCGCACCTCGGCTCCTACGGGACCCGGGGGGTGGGCTATGACGTCGAGTTCCTCGTCTACCAGATCTCCCGGGCGCTCGGGCTGACCCAGCACTACAGCGTCGTGATCGTCGGCGTAGGGAACCTGGGCCATGCCCTCGCCGGCTACGCCGGCTTCGGCACGCGCGGATTCGGAGTGGTCGCGCTGGTCGACGCGGACCGGTCGCGGGTCGGGGAGACGATCGCGGGCATCGAGGTGCGCCACGTCGACGAGCTCGAAGCGATCGTCGCCGAGCACGAGGTGTCGATCGGCGTGATCGCCACTCCGGCCTCGGCCGCCCAGGACGTCTGCGACCGGCTGGTCGCTTGCGGCGTCACCAGCGTGCTGAACTTCGCGCCGGTCGTGCTCAACGTTCCCGAGCAGGTCGACGTCCGCAAGGTCGACCTGTCCATCGAGCTGCAGATCCTCGCCTTCCACGAGCAGCGCAAGTCGTTGGTCGAGGTTCCGTCGTGA
- a CDS encoding DUF349 domain-containing protein produces MSSEWGRIDADGSVYLRTSDGERQIGSWQAGTPEEGLAFYTKRFNDLAADVALLEGRAAAASADPAAVREAATKLAATVKGAAALGDLASLADRLDAVVAKTDERLAERAAERAKAAEAAVERKRALVAEAEKLAKSDSWKAGSERFRAIVEEWKSIRIDRKTDSALWESFAAARRSFDARRRAHFAELDAAREAVAEKKTRIAAEAEKLVDSSEWAATAKRFRDLMNDWKAAGRANRGVDDELWSRFKAAQDAFFARRSEAFSARDEEQSANLAAKRQLIDEARTLDAKADPEGARKRLKSIHDRWEKIGHVPREDKDKLERELGDIERTIRDAASAGRKVTVTESPLVIRLRESVQKLEARLERARTAGDHKLIAETEESLKTQQQWLSQAESAG; encoded by the coding sequence ATGAGCAGCGAGTGGGGTCGGATCGACGCCGACGGGTCGGTCTATCTCCGTACGTCGGACGGCGAGCGGCAGATCGGCTCGTGGCAGGCCGGCACCCCGGAAGAAGGCCTCGCGTTCTACACGAAGCGCTTCAACGACCTCGCCGCCGACGTCGCGTTGCTCGAAGGGCGCGCCGCTGCTGCGTCCGCGGATCCGGCGGCGGTGCGCGAGGCGGCCACCAAGCTCGCCGCGACGGTGAAGGGCGCGGCCGCCCTCGGCGACCTCGCCAGCCTCGCCGACCGCCTCGACGCAGTGGTGGCCAAGACCGACGAGCGGCTCGCCGAGCGGGCCGCCGAACGAGCAAAAGCAGCCGAGGCCGCCGTCGAGCGCAAGCGCGCGCTGGTCGCCGAAGCCGAGAAGCTGGCGAAAAGCGACAGTTGGAAGGCGGGCTCGGAGCGGTTCCGCGCGATCGTCGAAGAGTGGAAGTCGATCCGCATCGATCGCAAGACCGACTCTGCGCTGTGGGAGTCGTTCGCGGCCGCCCGCCGTTCCTTCGACGCCCGCCGTCGCGCCCACTTCGCCGAGCTGGACGCGGCGCGTGAGGCGGTGGCGGAGAAGAAGACCAGGATCGCGGCGGAGGCCGAGAAGCTGGTCGACTCCAGCGAGTGGGCGGCGACCGCGAAGCGGTTCCGCGACCTGATGAACGACTGGAAGGCGGCCGGCCGAGCCAACCGGGGCGTCGACGACGAGCTGTGGAGCCGCTTCAAGGCCGCGCAGGACGCGTTCTTCGCCCGGCGCTCCGAGGCGTTCAGCGCGCGCGACGAGGAGCAGTCCGCCAACCTCGCCGCGAAGCGGCAGCTCATCGACGAGGCACGCACGCTCGACGCCAAAGCCGACCCGGAAGGCGCCCGCAAGCGGCTGAAGTCGATTCACGACCGCTGGGAGAAGATCGGTCATGTCCCGCGCGAGGACAAGGACAAGCTGGAACGGGAGCTCGGTGACATCGAGCGCACCATCCGCGACGCAGCGAGCGCCGGCCGCAAGGTCACCGTCACGGAGTCCCCGCTCGTGATCCGGTTGCGCGAGTCAGTGCAGAAGCTCGAGGCCCGGCTCGAGCGCGCCCGCACCGCCGGCGACCACAAGCTGATTGCCGAGACCGAGGAGTCACTCAAGACCCAGCAGCAGTGGCTGAGCCAAGCGGAGTCCGCCGGCTAG
- a CDS encoding glutaredoxin family protein yields the protein MDGPATERVVVVVNPGCHLCEDAVGVVSMVCGELGVGWRSVELTSVEEPRRTEWREMVPVVLVDGSVHDVFRVDDRRLREALT from the coding sequence ATGGACGGTCCCGCGACCGAGCGTGTCGTCGTCGTCGTCAATCCCGGCTGCCACCTGTGCGAGGACGCGGTCGGCGTGGTGTCGATGGTCTGTGGGGAGCTCGGAGTCGGCTGGCGCTCGGTCGAGCTGACGTCGGTCGAGGAGCCGCGGCGTACCGAATGGCGCGAGATGGTACCGGTCGTGCTCGTCGACGGTTCGGTGCACGACGTGTTCCGGGTCGACGACCGCCGGCTTCGCGAGGCGCTGACCTAG
- a CDS encoding AMP-binding protein → MGASAGNLAELVRSAAAATPEKPALVDGTASLTWAELDGQVDRCAAGLRAAGHEQGSRIGVLLPNSIDFAVAYFGILRGGFVAVPLNTGYTAPELAYQLENATVSVVVTDSAHVAVVAEAAPEVVSLVVDVEAGGWRDLLAAGEATAVEATTGGEDLAALLYTSGTSGRPRGAMLTHRALLANLDQLSRIDPPVVASDDRVLLVLPLFHVYGLNAGLGMVARTGATGILASRFDPVETLALVRDQQVSDVVGAPPMYVAWSMLPDLGDSLSSVRLASSGAAPLPPSVLSAVLESSGHHVFEGYGLTETAPVLTTTLCSEVAKPGSVGRPVPDVELRITAADGEEDLVDEDEPEYDPGEIVVRGPNLFSGYWPDGAGGPDEDGWFRTGDVGYLDADGDLFLVDRARDLILVSGFNVYPKEVEDALAQHADVDEVAVIGVPHPYTGETVKALVVRRDGSTLDADALIDYAATRLARFKCPTAIEFVDELPHSLVGKVARGRLKESPAVAG, encoded by the coding sequence ATGGGGGCTAGTGCTGGCAACCTCGCCGAGCTCGTGCGCTCGGCGGCCGCTGCGACCCCGGAGAAGCCCGCACTGGTCGACGGCACGGCGTCACTGACCTGGGCGGAGCTCGACGGGCAGGTGGACCGTTGCGCGGCCGGGCTGCGTGCCGCGGGGCACGAGCAGGGCAGCCGGATCGGCGTGCTGCTGCCGAACTCGATCGACTTCGCCGTTGCGTATTTCGGCATCCTTCGCGGCGGGTTCGTCGCCGTACCGCTCAACACCGGCTACACCGCGCCGGAGCTGGCCTACCAGCTGGAGAACGCGACGGTCTCGGTGGTCGTGACCGACTCGGCTCACGTCGCGGTCGTCGCGGAGGCCGCGCCAGAGGTGGTGTCCCTCGTCGTCGACGTCGAGGCCGGCGGGTGGCGCGATCTGCTCGCCGCAGGCGAGGCAACCGCGGTCGAGGCGACGACGGGCGGCGAGGACCTCGCCGCGCTGCTCTACACCTCGGGCACATCCGGCCGTCCGCGCGGGGCCATGCTCACCCACCGCGCGCTGCTGGCGAACCTCGACCAGTTGTCCCGGATCGACCCGCCGGTCGTGGCCAGCGACGACCGGGTGCTGCTCGTGCTGCCGCTGTTCCACGTGTACGGCCTCAACGCCGGGCTCGGCATGGTCGCGCGGACCGGTGCGACCGGCATCCTCGCCAGCCGGTTCGACCCGGTGGAGACGCTCGCGCTCGTCCGCGACCAGCAGGTCAGCGACGTTGTCGGCGCGCCACCGATGTACGTCGCGTGGTCGATGCTGCCCGATCTGGGCGACTCGCTGTCGTCGGTGCGGCTGGCCTCGTCGGGTGCGGCCCCGCTGCCGCCTTCGGTGCTGTCGGCGGTGCTGGAGAGCAGCGGTCATCACGTCTTCGAGGGCTACGGCCTCACCGAGACGGCGCCGGTGCTGACCACGACGCTGTGCAGCGAGGTCGCGAAGCCGGGGAGCGTGGGCCGACCGGTTCCCGACGTCGAGCTGCGGATCACCGCCGCCGACGGTGAGGAGGATCTCGTCGACGAGGACGAGCCCGAATACGACCCGGGCGAGATCGTCGTCCGCGGCCCGAACTTGTTCTCCGGCTACTGGCCCGACGGCGCGGGCGGTCCCGACGAAGACGGCTGGTTCCGTACGGGTGACGTCGGCTATCTCGACGCCGACGGCGACCTGTTCCTCGTCGACCGGGCTCGCGACCTGATCCTGGTCAGCGGGTTCAACGTGTACCCGAAAGAAGTCGAGGACGCGCTCGCCCAGCACGCCGATGTCGACGAGGTCGCAGTGATCGGCGTACCGCACCCCTACACCGGTGAGACGGTCAAGGCGCTGGTGGTCCGTCGGGACGGCTCGACGCTCGATGCGGACGCGTTGATCGACTACGCCGCGACCCGGCTTGCCAGGTTCAAGTGCCCGACCGCGATCGAGTTCGTCGATGAGCTCCCGCACTCGCTGGTCGGCAAAGTGGCACGCGGTCGGCTCAAGGAGTCGCCCGCCGTCGCCGGCTGA
- a CDS encoding amidase — MELLDATLARIEEANADLNAIAVTFPAQSRAMAAAAPEGPLHGVPVTVKDMFSLPWRGYHNGTSQEIGAREPSGVFRRLQQAGAVIVGVDNQHQLGFGTTGLVSAYGPSGNPWNAAHCSGGSSGGSAAAVGARLVAGSVGSDSGGSTRLPAGWCGVVGLKLTYGALPYRGYSGANSTLSAPGVFGRDSADARVMAQALLARPVPVGDGSKLRVGVVRTPFWQDVDVEVAGLCEAALTAAAVEVDEVSIPYAEVAAAAGGVRASVELSAAVPARVLADLDPVTRAMIGYATKIPAVRLLRADRVRAQLRRELAAAFERVDLLAWPTNPAPAPPMAAPVVELPSGPAMPDTGNLRQAVLANLAGVPGISVPVGLHSGGLPVGLQLLAPWGAEARLLDAAAHFEAAIGVLASVKHSAHGG, encoded by the coding sequence GTGGAACTGCTCGACGCGACGCTGGCCCGGATCGAGGAGGCCAACGCCGACCTCAACGCGATTGCTGTCACGTTCCCGGCGCAGTCGCGCGCGATGGCGGCCGCGGCGCCCGAGGGGCCGTTGCACGGCGTCCCGGTGACGGTGAAGGACATGTTCTCCTTGCCGTGGCGCGGCTATCACAACGGCACGTCGCAGGAGATCGGCGCCCGTGAACCATCGGGTGTGTTCCGCCGGCTGCAGCAGGCGGGTGCGGTCATCGTCGGGGTCGACAACCAGCATCAGCTCGGCTTCGGCACGACCGGGCTGGTGTCGGCCTACGGGCCGTCCGGCAACCCGTGGAACGCCGCGCACTGCAGTGGCGGGTCCTCCGGCGGGTCGGCGGCGGCGGTCGGGGCTCGGCTGGTCGCGGGCTCGGTCGGCAGCGACAGCGGAGGGTCGACGCGGCTGCCGGCCGGCTGGTGCGGTGTGGTCGGTCTGAAGCTGACCTACGGCGCACTGCCCTACCGCGGGTACTCGGGCGCCAACTCGACGCTGTCGGCTCCCGGGGTGTTCGGCAGGGACAGCGCCGATGCGCGAGTGATGGCGCAGGCGCTGCTCGCCCGACCGGTGCCGGTCGGTGACGGCTCGAAGCTGCGCGTCGGCGTGGTACGCACTCCGTTCTGGCAGGACGTCGACGTCGAGGTGGCCGGGTTGTGCGAAGCGGCGCTCACGGCGGCGGCGGTCGAGGTCGACGAGGTGTCCATCCCGTACGCCGAGGTCGCGGCCGCGGCGGGCGGCGTGCGTGCCAGCGTCGAGCTGTCAGCCGCGGTGCCCGCCAGGGTGCTCGCCGATCTCGATCCGGTGACCCGCGCCATGATCGGCTACGCGACGAAGATCCCGGCCGTCCGGCTGTTGCGTGCGGACCGGGTGCGCGCGCAGCTGCGACGCGAGCTGGCGGCCGCCTTCGAACGGGTCGATCTGCTGGCGTGGCCGACGAACCCGGCGCCGGCACCGCCGATGGCCGCGCCGGTGGTCGAGCTGCCGTCCGGCCCGGCCATGCCGGACACCGGCAACCTCCGGCAAGCGGTCCTGGCCAACCTGGCGGGGGTGCCGGGGATCTCGGTCCCGGTGGGGCTGCACTCCGGCGGTCTGCCGGTGGGCCTGCAGCTGCTCGCACCGTGGGGCGCCGAGGCGCGGCTGCTCGACGCGGCCGCGCACTTCGAAGCGGCGATCGGGGTGCTTGCAAGTGTGAAACACTCGGCTCATGGGGGCTAG